The Breoghania sp. L-A4 sequence GATTTCGACGACCATGCCGGCGTCACACCCCGCCGCGTGGTGGAGGAGACCAGCGCCCGCATCACGCCTCCCGCGCCGCGGCTGAAACCGGGCAAGCGCGTGATTCGCGAGGCCCAGCCCTCGCTGCTGGCCTCCAACGACTATGAGCTGCCGCCGTTGGCGATGCTCACCGAGCCGAAGGCGCCGACGCGAAGCCAGGTTGTCTCGACGGACGCGCTGGAACAGAACGCCCGGCTTCTCGAGGGCGTGCTGGAGGATTTCGGCGTGCGCGGCGAGATCATCAACGTCCGTCCCGGACCCGTGGTCACGCTGTATGAGCTGGAGCCCGCACCGGGAATCAAATCCTCGCGCGTCATCGGTCTCGCCGACGACATCGCCCGCTCCATGAGCGCGATTTCCGCGCGCGTCGCCGTCATCCCGGGCAAGAACGCCATCGGCATCGAGCTGCCCAACCAGCGCCGCGAAACGGTGTTCCTGCAGGAGCTGATCGCGGCGCAGGATTTCGAGAAATCCAAGGGCAAGCTGACCCTTGCGCTGGGCAAGAACATCGGCGGCGAGCCGGTGCTGGCCGATCTGGCGCGCATGCCGCACCTGCTGGTGGCGGGCACCACCGGCTCGGGCAAGTCGGTGGCCATCAACACCATGATCCTGTCGCTGCTCTACCGGCACACGCCCGAGCAGTGCAAGCTGATCATGATCGACCCCAAGATGCTCGAGCTGTCTGTCTACGACGGCATTCCGCACCTGCTGACGCCAGTTGTCACCGACCCCAAGAAGGCGGTGGTGGCGCTGAAGTGGACCGTGCGCGAGATGGAGAACCGCTACAAGAACATGTCGAAGCTCGGCGTGCGCAACATCGACGGCTACAACACCCGCGTCGCGCAGGCCGCCAAGAAGGGCGAGTCCATCCGCCGCACGGTGCAGACCGGGTTCGACCGCCACACCGGCGAGGCAATCTTCGAGGAAGAGGAGCTGGCGCTGGAGCCGATCCCGTACATCGTCGTCATCGTCGACGAGATGGCCGATCTGATGATGGTCGCCGGCAAGGACATCGAAGGCGCTATCCAGCGCCTCGCGCAGATGGCCCGCGCCGCCGGTATCCACATCATCATGGCGACCCAGCGCCCGTCGGTCGACGTGATCACCGGCACCATCAAGGCGAACTTCCCCACCCGCATCTCCTTCCAGGTGACTTCGAAGATCGACAGCCGCACAATTTTGGGCGAGCAGGGCGCCGAACAGCTCCTGGGCATGGGCGACATGCTCTACATGGCCGGCGGCGGCCGCATCCAGCGCGTGCACGGCCCGTTCGTCTCCGATGGCGAAGTCGAGGAGATCGTCGCCCATCTGAAGGAACAGGGCACGCCGCAGTATCTTGAGCAGATCACCGCCGAGGAGGAAGAAGGCGGCGACAGCCCCTACGACATGCTGACCGGCGGCGGGTCGGGCGACGAGGGCAACGATCTCTATGACAAGGCCGTGGCCATCGTGCTACGCGACCGCAAGGCGTCGACCAGTTACATCCAGCGCCGCCTGTCGGTCGGCTACAACCGCGCCGCCTCGCTGATCGAGCGCATGGAGCAGGAAGGCCTTATCAGCGGCGCCAACCATGCCGGCAAGCGCGATATCCTTGTACCCGGGGAAGATGAGACCATCTGAGAATGAAACGGTTCAACAACACGACGTTCCGAGGAAAAGCGTGAAAGAGCGGCATTGCTTGCCCTCTCGCCGCATCTTCGCCACAGCGGCCTGCTAGCCGCGACACCGATATTCATGGGACGGACCCGGTTCGCGCGAACCGGTCGGCCTCAAGCCACTGGAGATTCCGCATGTCGCACTGGACGGCCACTTTCCCGAGGGGCCTGCGCACGATCGCGCTGCTCGCAGCGCTTGCCGCCATGAGCCTGCCCGGCGCAGCCCCGCGCGCGCCTCGCTGACCGATGAGCAGCGCGCGACGCTCAGTGACATCAGCCAGTATTTCTCCGGCATCCGCACCATGCAGGGGGACTTCGTACAGTTCGGCCCCAACGGCGAGCGCGCGGAAGGAAAATTCTTTCTCGCCCGCCCCGGCCGCATCCGCTTTCACTACCTGCCCCCGGCGCGCGTCGACATCATCGCCGACGGCAAATCGGTCTCGGTCAAGGACCGCAAGCTGCAGACCCAGGACATCTGGCCGCTGAGCAAGACGCCGCTGCGCTTTCTCCTTGCCGAGCGGATCAATCTGACAAGCGACGCGAACGTCACGAGCGTCTCCGTGGAGCCCGATCTGGTCACCGTGACGATCACCGAGGACACCACCTTCGTGCAGGGCAAGCTGACCTTGATCTTCGACTCCAACACCCGCGAGCTGAAGCAGTGGACTGTCACCGACGCGCAGGGGCTCGACACCTCGGTCGCCATCTACAACGTGGAGGTCGGCAAGCCCACCAACGCGAAGCTGTTCGAGATCGACTACCTCGCCAACGTCCGCCAGAACCAGCGGTAGGGGAGCCGTCCTCGATACGGTTCGGGATTTTTCCGAACGCGCGGCCCTCTCCGGATGTCATCCCGGACCGCGTGCACCGCAGGTGCATCGCGTGATCCGGGACCCAGCGTCACATGTGCCGAAGGCCCATTCTGCGCGACCAGCGCCCGTGCCACACGTCTCCTGGATGCCGGCCCTGCGCAGCCAGTCCCCTATTCCTCCCGCAGCCGAATCAGCCCTTCCTGCGCCACGGAGGCCACCAGATGGCCCTCGCGGTCATACAGCATG is a genomic window containing:
- a CDS encoding outer-membrane lipoprotein carrier protein LolA produces the protein MQGDFVQFGPNGERAEGKFFLARPGRIRFHYLPPARVDIIADGKSVSVKDRKLQTQDIWPLSKTPLRFLLAERINLTSDANVTSVSVEPDLVTVTITEDTTFVQGKLTLIFDSNTRELKQWTVTDAQGLDTSVAIYNVEVGKPTNAKLFEIDYLANVRQNQR